The following proteins come from a genomic window of Streptomyces liliiviolaceus:
- the ehuA gene encoding ectoine/hydroxyectoine ABC transporter ATP-binding protein EhuA, producing MSADTPLTEDSAANPAVDGSELIRFDKVTKRFGDNTVLDDLDFSVASGKHVTLIGPSGSGKTTILRLLMTLLKPDEGTIKVGGDYLTHEEKNGKLVPAGDKHIREVRKNIGMVFQQFNLFPNMKVLRNITEAPVTVLGMSKDAAEERARELLDLVGLAEHIDKYPSQLSGGQQQRVAIARALAMRPQVLLLDEVTSALDPELVVGVLDVLRDIARSTDITMLCVTHEMSFARDISDQVLMFDSGRVLESGPPEKIFGDPEHDRTREFLGAVL from the coding sequence TTGTCCGCTGACACCCCCCTGACAGAAGACTCCGCCGCCAACCCGGCCGTGGACGGCAGCGAGCTGATCCGGTTCGACAAGGTCACCAAGCGCTTCGGCGACAACACGGTCCTCGACGACCTCGACTTCTCCGTGGCGTCCGGCAAGCACGTCACACTGATCGGCCCGTCCGGCTCCGGCAAGACGACGATCCTGCGGCTGCTGATGACCCTGCTCAAGCCCGACGAGGGCACCATCAAGGTGGGCGGCGACTACCTCACCCACGAGGAGAAGAACGGCAAGCTGGTCCCGGCCGGCGACAAGCACATCCGCGAGGTCCGCAAGAACATCGGGATGGTCTTCCAGCAGTTCAACCTCTTCCCCAACATGAAGGTGCTGCGCAACATCACCGAGGCGCCGGTCACCGTGCTCGGCATGTCCAAGGACGCCGCCGAGGAGCGGGCCCGCGAACTGCTCGACCTGGTGGGCCTGGCCGAGCACATCGACAAGTACCCGAGCCAGCTCTCCGGGGGGCAGCAGCAGCGTGTCGCGATCGCGCGGGCGCTGGCCATGCGGCCGCAGGTGCTGCTCCTCGACGAGGTGACGTCCGCGCTCGACCCCGAGCTGGTCGTGGGCGTCCTCGACGTGCTGCGGGACATCGCCCGCAGCACCGACATCACGATGCTGTGCGTGACGCACGAGATGAGCTTCGCCCGGGACATCTCCGACCAGGTGCTGATGTTCGACTCCGGGCGGGTCCTGGAGTCGGGGCCGCCGGAGAAGATCTTCGGCGACCCGGAGCACGACAGGACCAGGGAGTTCCTCGGCGCGGTGCTGTGA
- the ehuD gene encoding ectoine/hydroxyectoine ABC transporter permease subunit EhuD — MTWDWSAVGDFMPHFWDGLLVTLQALVLGSLISFALGLVWALLMRTPTRWVRWPVGVVTEFIRNTPLLVQLFFLFYVLPEWNITFSAMTTGVVAIGLHYSTYTMQVYRAGIEGVPAGQWEAATALNLPMTRTWTAVILPQAIRRVVPALGNYVISMLKDTPLLMAITVLDMLGEARLFSQQNFQFTEPLTVIGVAFILISYPASLLMRALERRLVR, encoded by the coding sequence ATGACATGGGACTGGAGTGCCGTCGGCGACTTCATGCCGCACTTCTGGGACGGTCTGCTGGTCACCCTGCAGGCCCTGGTGCTCGGCTCGCTGATCTCCTTCGCCCTCGGGCTCGTGTGGGCGCTGCTGATGCGCACGCCGACCCGCTGGGTGCGCTGGCCGGTCGGGGTCGTCACGGAGTTCATCCGCAACACCCCGCTGCTGGTCCAGCTGTTCTTCCTCTTCTACGTGCTGCCCGAGTGGAACATCACGTTCTCCGCGATGACCACCGGTGTCGTCGCCATCGGGCTGCACTACTCGACGTACACGATGCAGGTCTACCGGGCCGGTATCGAGGGCGTGCCGGCCGGCCAATGGGAAGCGGCCACGGCACTGAACCTGCCCATGACCCGGACGTGGACCGCGGTGATCCTGCCGCAGGCGATCCGCCGGGTGGTGCCCGCGCTGGGCAACTACGTCATCTCGATGCTCAAGGACACACCGCTGCTGATGGCGATCACCGTCCTCGACATGCTCGGTGAGGCGCGGCTGTTCTCCCAGCAGAACTTCCAGTTCACCGAGCCGCTGACGGTCATCGGTGTGGCCTTCATCCTCATTTCCTATCCGGCTTCCCTCCTCATGCGAGCCCTGGAGCGACGTCTTGTCCGCTGA
- the ehuC gene encoding ectoine/hydroxyectoine ABC transporter permease subunit EhuC — translation MTSGLWELVLKGIWVTVQLLVLSALLAGAVSFVVGIARVHRLWIVRFLAGFYTEVFRGTSALIMIFWVFFVLPIAFGWQLVPLWAGTLALGLTYGAYGSEIVRGALNSVDKAQVEGGIALSFTPWQRLRLILLPQAVPEMIPPFSNLLIELLKGTALVSVMGMGDLTFSGNLVRLALQESAEIYTYILLIYFVIAFLLTRLMRGLEKKLKAGVGEVPEKGVSQGELHRPETTGVGGGAV, via the coding sequence ATGACATCGGGACTCTGGGAACTCGTCCTCAAGGGGATCTGGGTCACGGTCCAGCTGCTGGTCCTCAGCGCGCTGCTGGCCGGGGCCGTCTCCTTCGTCGTGGGCATCGCACGCGTCCACCGGCTGTGGATCGTCCGCTTCCTCGCGGGCTTCTACACCGAGGTGTTCCGCGGCACCTCGGCACTGATCATGATCTTCTGGGTGTTCTTCGTGCTGCCGATCGCCTTCGGCTGGCAGCTGGTCCCGCTGTGGGCGGGCACCCTGGCACTGGGTCTGACGTACGGGGCGTACGGCTCCGAGATCGTGCGCGGCGCCCTGAACTCCGTCGACAAGGCGCAGGTCGAGGGCGGTATCGCGCTCAGCTTCACGCCCTGGCAGCGGCTGCGGCTGATCCTGCTGCCGCAGGCCGTGCCGGAGATGATCCCGCCCTTCTCCAACCTGCTGATCGAGCTGCTCAAGGGCACCGCCCTGGTGTCCGTGATGGGCATGGGCGACCTGACCTTCAGCGGCAACCTCGTGCGGCTCGCGCTGCAGGAGAGCGCGGAGATCTACACGTACATCCTGCTGATCTACTTCGTGATCGCCTTCCTGCTCACGCGGCTCATGCGCGGGCTGGAGAAGAAGCTCAAGGCCGGGGTCGGCGAAGTTCCTGAGAAGGGTGTGTCCCAGGGCGAGCTGCACCGCCCGGAGACCACCGGAGTCGGCGGAGGTGCCGTATGA
- the ehuB gene encoding ectoine/hydroxyectoine ABC transporter substrate-binding protein EhuB has translation MAPPIGNDSREASPDVGNRGTSRRSLLAGVTALGAFGALGAAGCSRVATASGENGGDLLNRLKAQGVVRLGIAGEIPFGYIDKDGELTGEAPELARVIFKRLGVDRVQPVPTEFGSLIPGLKSQQFDVVAAGMYINADRCAQVIFSDPDYQMLDAFIVRKGNPKNLRDYKDVVKSGAKFATGTGYAEIQYAVEAGYKESDILIVQDQVAGMNAVEAGRVDVFAGTALTTREVVKKSSKVESTEPFAPLVDGKPHTDGGGFAFRPTETKLRDAFNVELKKMKESGELLRILRPFGFTKNEMTDLTAKELCGG, from the coding sequence ATGGCTCCACCAATTGGGAACGACTCTAGGGAAGCTTCGCCGGACGTCGGAAACCGCGGCACGAGCCGCCGGTCACTGCTGGCGGGTGTCACGGCACTCGGCGCCTTCGGCGCGCTCGGTGCCGCCGGCTGCAGCCGTGTGGCCACGGCGTCGGGCGAGAACGGCGGTGATCTCCTGAACCGGCTCAAGGCCCAGGGTGTCGTCCGCCTCGGTATCGCCGGCGAGATCCCCTTCGGTTACATCGACAAGGACGGCGAGCTCACGGGTGAGGCCCCGGAACTCGCGAGGGTCATCTTCAAGCGGCTGGGGGTGGACCGCGTACAGCCCGTGCCGACGGAGTTCGGCTCGCTCATTCCCGGTCTGAAGTCCCAGCAGTTCGACGTGGTCGCCGCGGGGATGTACATCAACGCCGACCGCTGCGCCCAGGTGATCTTCTCCGACCCCGACTACCAGATGCTCGACGCCTTCATCGTCCGCAAGGGCAACCCGAAGAACCTGCGCGACTACAAGGACGTCGTGAAGTCGGGGGCGAAGTTCGCGACCGGAACGGGCTACGCGGAGATCCAGTACGCGGTCGAGGCCGGGTACAAGGAGAGCGACATCCTGATCGTCCAGGACCAGGTCGCCGGCATGAACGCCGTCGAGGCGGGCCGTGTGGACGTCTTCGCCGGGACGGCGCTGACCACCCGCGAGGTCGTCAAGAAGTCAAGCAAGGTGGAGTCGACGGAGCCGTTCGCGCCCCTCGTGGACGGCAAGCCGCACACGGACGGCGGCGGCTTCGCGTTCCGCCCGACGGAGACGAAGCTGCGGGACGCCTTCAACGTGGAGCTGAAGAAGATGAAGGAGAGCGGCGAGCTGCTGCGGATCCTGCGGCCCTTCGGCTTCACCAAGAACGAGATGACCGATTTGACCGCGAAGGAGTTGTGCGGCGGATGA
- a CDS encoding DUF3830 family protein, translating into MADRYIDVSLSKRGVHCTAKLLDDRAPITCEAVWNALPLGGDVYHAKYARNEIYALFPAFAPTEPPLENPTVTPIPGDLCYFSFSGTQLGSQAYGYGGASGVSAGTPVIDLALFYERNNLLLNGDVGWVPGIVWGQVVEGLDAMASACNDLWRAGAVGESLTFHRA; encoded by the coding sequence ATGGCTGACCGTTACATCGACGTGTCCCTGTCCAAGCGCGGAGTCCACTGCACGGCGAAGCTCCTCGACGACCGCGCACCGATCACCTGCGAAGCCGTCTGGAACGCGTTGCCGCTCGGCGGTGACGTCTACCACGCCAAATACGCCCGCAACGAGATCTACGCCCTGTTCCCGGCGTTCGCGCCGACGGAGCCACCCCTGGAGAACCCGACCGTCACGCCCATCCCGGGCGACCTCTGCTACTTCTCGTTCTCCGGCACGCAGCTGGGGTCGCAGGCGTACGGCTACGGGGGCGCGTCCGGCGTCAGCGCGGGCACGCCGGTGATCGACCTGGCCCTGTTCTACGAACGCAACAACCTGCTGCTCAACGGTGACGTGGGGTGGGTGCCGGGGATCGTGTGGGGCCAGGTGGTGGAGGGCCTGGACGCGATGGCATCGGCGTGCAACGACCTGTGGCGGGCGGGGGCGGTGGGCGAATCCTTGACGTTCCACCGCGCGTAG
- a CDS encoding amidase encodes MTELTELTAVRLVEGYRKGEFSPVDAVRAALRRAGGIQPAVNAFVRLDEEAALAQAAESAERWRRGEPAGLVDGVPVSVKDILLMRGGPTLRGSRTVSASGAWDEDAPSVARLREHGAVFLGRTTTPEFGWKGVTDSPVSGVTRNPYDLSRTSGGSSGGSAAAVALGAGPLSLGTDGGGSVRIPGSFCGIFALKPTYGRVPLYPASAFGTLAHVGPMARDAADAALMMDVISGPDTRDWSGLGPPAGSYAEGLGGGVRGLRVAYSPSLGGQVAVRPEVAAAVRRGVEGLAALGAYVEEADPDFTDPVEAFHVLWFSGAARVTQRLGPRQRELLDPGLREIVGLGERFSALDYLAAVDVRMEMGRRMGRFHDTYDVLVTPTMPITAFEAGVEVPGGSGLRRWTGWTPFTYPFNMTQQPAATVPVGVDSGGLPVGLQVVGARHADAVVLRTAHALYAAGIAGVAPPRA; translated from the coding sequence ATGACCGAGCTCACCGAACTGACGGCCGTACGACTCGTCGAGGGGTACCGCAAGGGCGAATTCAGCCCTGTGGACGCGGTGCGGGCCGCGCTGCGCAGGGCCGGGGGGATCCAGCCCGCGGTGAACGCGTTCGTACGCCTCGACGAGGAGGCGGCGCTCGCGCAGGCCGCGGAGTCCGCCGAGCGGTGGCGGCGCGGTGAGCCCGCCGGGCTCGTGGACGGTGTGCCGGTCTCGGTGAAGGACATCCTGCTGATGCGGGGCGGGCCGACCCTGCGGGGGTCGCGGACCGTGTCCGCGTCCGGTGCCTGGGACGAGGACGCGCCGTCGGTGGCGCGGCTGCGCGAGCACGGGGCGGTGTTCCTGGGCCGGACGACCACCCCCGAGTTCGGCTGGAAGGGCGTCACCGACTCGCCGGTGTCGGGGGTGACGCGCAACCCGTACGACCTCTCGCGCACCTCGGGCGGGTCGAGCGGCGGGAGCGCGGCGGCCGTGGCGCTGGGCGCGGGTCCGCTGTCGCTCGGCACCGACGGGGGCGGCAGCGTCCGCATCCCCGGCTCCTTCTGCGGGATCTTCGCGCTGAAGCCGACGTACGGGAGGGTGCCGCTGTATCCCGCGAGCGCGTTCGGGACGCTCGCGCACGTGGGGCCCATGGCGCGCGACGCGGCGGACGCGGCGCTGATGATGGACGTCATCAGCGGCCCGGACACCCGCGACTGGTCGGGCCTCGGGCCGCCGGCGGGCTCGTACGCGGAGGGGCTGGGCGGTGGTGTGCGGGGGCTGCGGGTGGCGTACTCGCCCTCCCTCGGCGGACAGGTCGCGGTACGGCCCGAGGTGGCGGCGGCCGTGCGGCGCGGGGTGGAGGGGCTGGCGGCCCTCGGCGCGTACGTCGAGGAGGCCGACCCCGATTTCACGGACCCCGTCGAGGCGTTCCACGTGCTGTGGTTCAGCGGGGCGGCGCGCGTGACGCAGCGGCTCGGGCCGCGGCAGCGGGAGCTGCTCGATCCGGGGCTGCGGGAGATCGTCGGGCTGGGTGAGCGGTTCAGCGCGCTGGACTATCTCGCGGCGGTGGACGTGCGGATGGAGATGGGGCGGCGGATGGGGCGGTTCCACGACACGTACGACGTGCTGGTGACGCCGACGATGCCGATCACCGCGTTCGAGGCGGGGGTGGAGGTGCCGGGTGGGTCGGGGCTTCGCCGGTGGACGGGGTGGACGCCGTTCACGTACCCCTTCAACATGACGCAGCAGCCGGCTGCGACGGTGCCGGTGGGGGTGGACTCGGGTGGGCTGCCTGTGGGGTTGCAGGTGGTCGGTGCGCGGCACGCTGACGCGGTGGTCCTGCGGACGGCGCATGCGTTGTATGCGGCGGGCATCGCGGGGGTTGCGCCGCCGCGCGCGTAG
- a CDS encoding D-2-hydroxyacid dehydrogenase encodes MTTFPTAPLTPNMAEKPTLLVLGSDPPPRLGRLTGRVRVEYADDRTLASLLPTADALLIWDFHSRALRGAWPGEGPRPRWVHTASAGVDHLMCPELAASDTLVTNARGVFDQPIAEYVAALVLALAKDLPRTLELQGAREWRHRESRRVAGTRACVVGSGPIGRAIERTLGALGITTALVGRTARDGVHGPGELDRLMARADWVVSAAPLTEETSGMFDARRLALMQPSAYFVNVGRGQLVVEDALVRALKDRWIAGAALDVFAHEPLGPDSPLWEVPGLIVSPHMSGDTVGWRDELGTQFVELYELWEAGEPLPNLVDKRRGYVPGP; translated from the coding sequence ATGACCACTTTCCCGACCGCGCCCCTCACCCCGAACATGGCCGAAAAGCCGACGCTGCTGGTGCTGGGTTCCGATCCGCCCCCTCGGCTCGGCCGGCTCACCGGGCGGGTGCGCGTCGAGTACGCGGACGACAGGACGCTGGCCTCCCTGCTGCCCACCGCCGACGCGCTCCTGATCTGGGACTTCCACTCGCGCGCACTGCGCGGGGCCTGGCCTGGCGAGGGCCCTCGGCCGCGCTGGGTGCACACGGCGAGCGCGGGTGTGGATCACTTGATGTGCCCCGAACTGGCCGCCTCCGACACGCTGGTGACGAACGCGCGCGGGGTCTTCGACCAGCCGATCGCCGAGTACGTGGCCGCGCTCGTCCTCGCCCTGGCGAAGGATCTGCCGCGCACTCTGGAGCTCCAGGGGGCGCGCGAGTGGCGGCACCGCGAATCACGACGCGTCGCAGGTACGCGTGCGTGCGTGGTGGGTTCCGGGCCGATCGGGCGGGCCATCGAGCGGACTCTGGGGGCGCTCGGCATCACGACCGCGCTCGTGGGGCGCACCGCGCGCGACGGCGTGCACGGTCCCGGGGAGCTGGACCGGCTGATGGCGAGGGCCGACTGGGTGGTGTCGGCGGCGCCGCTCACCGAGGAGACGTCCGGGATGTTCGACGCGCGGCGGCTGGCCCTGATGCAGCCGTCGGCGTACTTCGTGAACGTCGGACGCGGGCAGCTCGTCGTGGAGGACGCGCTCGTCCGCGCCCTCAAGGACCGGTGGATCGCGGGGGCGGCGCTCGACGTCTTCGCGCACGAACCGCTGGGCCCCGACAGCCCGTTGTGGGAGGTCCCCGGTCTGATCGTGTCCCCGCACATGAGCGGCGACACGGTGGGCTGGCGGGACGAACTGGGTACGCAGTTCGTGGAGTTGTACGAACTGTGGGAGGCGGGTGAACCCCTGCCGAACCTCGTCGACAAGCGGCGCGGATACGTACCCGGCCCCTGA
- a CDS encoding maleate cis-trans isomerase family protein has product MDVSFLGGPHPQRGVGVVAPFDFALDRELWRWVPDEVSLHLTRTPFVPVEVSLDLARLVSEHETLGDAVRALNAVQPEIVAYACTSGSFVGGIAGERAMCEAMTRAGELPSVTTSGALLEALEELGVRRIALVTPYTVSVTQALEEYVAEAGITVTGRAYMGLTRHIWKVPYRDVVDMARGAVRGAADALFISCTNLPTYDVIPQLEAELRIPVISANQVTMWAALRHLGTRAVGPYQALIDASARARPVPPALPEEQEGWA; this is encoded by the coding sequence ATGGACGTCTCCTTCCTTGGCGGACCGCACCCTCAACGGGGTGTCGGCGTCGTCGCCCCCTTCGACTTCGCCCTCGACCGCGAACTGTGGCGATGGGTGCCCGACGAGGTGTCGCTGCACCTCACCCGTACACCGTTCGTGCCCGTCGAGGTCAGCCTCGACCTGGCACGCCTGGTCAGCGAGCACGAGACGCTCGGCGACGCGGTGCGCGCGCTGAACGCCGTCCAGCCCGAGATCGTCGCCTACGCCTGCACGTCCGGCAGTTTCGTCGGCGGGATCGCCGGGGAGCGCGCCATGTGCGAGGCCATGACCCGGGCCGGCGAGCTGCCGTCCGTCACCACGTCCGGCGCCCTCCTGGAGGCACTGGAGGAACTGGGCGTACGCCGGATCGCACTCGTCACCCCGTACACCGTCTCCGTCACCCAGGCCCTGGAGGAGTACGTCGCCGAGGCGGGCATCACCGTCACCGGCCGCGCCTACATGGGCCTGACCAGGCACATCTGGAAAGTCCCGTACCGAGATGTCGTCGACATGGCCCGCGGCGCGGTGCGCGGGGCCGCCGACGCGCTCTTCATCAGCTGCACCAACCTTCCGACGTACGACGTCATCCCGCAGCTGGAGGCCGAGCTGCGCATCCCGGTGATCTCGGCCAACCAGGTCACGATGTGGGCGGCGCTGCGTCACCTGGGTACCCGGGCGGTAGGGCCGTACCAGGCGCTGATCGACGCGTCGGCGCGAGCGCGGCCCGTACCGCCCGCACTACCGGAAGAACAGGAAGGTTGGGCATGA
- a CDS encoding maleate cis-trans isomerase family protein, with protein MTALGFLYPGHSAEDDYPRIEQLLGSDIRLQVVHTDIGEDAHRVDALLEMGSADRLAAGVEELRLSGAEAVVWACTSGSFVYGWQGAHDQVRTLALTAGLPASSTSFAFAHAVGELGAKRVAIGATYPDDVAGLFSTFLADGGFEVLSVRGAGIITAAEVGTWGEGEVLALARAADHPEAEVVLLPDTALHTASFLPSLEAALGKPVLTANQVTVWEALRLADRRVHAPGLGTLFTRERPVQA; from the coding sequence ATGACGGCTCTCGGATTCCTCTACCCGGGCCATTCGGCCGAGGACGACTACCCGCGCATCGAGCAGCTCCTCGGCAGCGACATCCGCCTCCAGGTCGTCCACACCGACATCGGCGAGGACGCCCACCGCGTGGACGCCCTCCTGGAGATGGGCTCGGCCGACCGCCTCGCCGCCGGGGTCGAGGAACTGCGGCTGTCCGGGGCCGAGGCGGTGGTCTGGGCCTGCACCAGCGGCAGCTTCGTGTACGGCTGGCAGGGCGCCCACGACCAGGTCCGCACCCTGGCCCTGACGGCGGGGCTGCCTGCCTCCTCCACGTCCTTCGCGTTCGCCCACGCGGTGGGGGAGCTGGGGGCGAAGCGGGTCGCGATCGGGGCGACGTATCCCGACGACGTGGCCGGGCTGTTCTCGACGTTCCTGGCGGACGGGGGGTTCGAGGTGCTCTCCGTGCGGGGGGCCGGGATCATCACCGCGGCGGAGGTCGGGACGTGGGGGGAGGGGGAGGTGCTGGCTCTTGCCCGGGCGGCCGACCATCCCGAGGCGGAGGTGGTGCTGCTGCCCGACACCGCGCTGCACACGGCCTCCTTCCTGCCTTCGCTTGAGGCGGCGCTGGGGAAGCCGGTGCTGACCGCCAACCAGGTCACGGTCTGGGAGGCCCTGCGCCTCGCCGACCGGCGGGTCCACGCGCCGGGCCTGGGCACACTGTTCACGAGGGAACGCCCGGTGCAGGCGTAG
- a CDS encoding LLM class flavin-dependent oxidoreductase, translated as MAVTETGDIRAEAKGTAPTPLSVLDLVTVGAGHTATESLRTAVELSRLAESRGFHRYWVAEHHSMPGVASSSPAVILAHLAATTTRIRLGSGGVMLPNHAPLVIAEQFGTLEAMAPGRIDLGLGRAPGTDGATAAALRRSDRLNEGADDFPQQLAELTRFLDDDFPDGHPYARIHAVPGPVQATSPGGVQSPHRPPVWLLGSSGFSARLAGTLGLPFAFAHHFSAQNTVPALDLYRESFRPSAVLDEPYALIGVSALATDDEKEARRQVEAAALNMVRLRTGRPGLVPTPEEAAAYDFSPMEREFVDSWNANVVHGTADEVRSGLDDLQKRTGADELMLTANAHSGAVRLRSYELIADAYGLPA; from the coding sequence GTGGCGGTAACGGAGACCGGCGACATCCGAGCGGAAGCGAAGGGCACCGCCCCCACCCCCCTCTCGGTCCTGGACCTGGTCACAGTCGGCGCAGGCCACACCGCGACCGAGTCCCTGCGGACCGCGGTCGAACTGTCCCGCCTCGCGGAGAGCCGCGGCTTCCACCGCTACTGGGTGGCCGAGCACCACTCCATGCCGGGCGTGGCCTCCTCCTCACCGGCCGTGATCCTCGCCCACCTGGCAGCCACCACGACCCGCATCCGCCTGGGCTCCGGCGGCGTGATGCTGCCGAACCACGCCCCCCTGGTCATCGCGGAGCAGTTCGGCACGCTCGAAGCGATGGCCCCGGGCCGTATCGACCTCGGCCTCGGCCGGGCCCCCGGCACGGACGGCGCCACGGCCGCCGCCCTGCGCCGCTCGGACCGGCTGAACGAGGGCGCCGACGATTTCCCCCAGCAGCTCGCGGAACTGACCCGGTTCCTGGACGACGACTTCCCCGACGGCCACCCGTACGCCCGTATCCACGCGGTCCCGGGACCGGTCCAGGCGACCTCGCCCGGCGGAGTCCAGTCCCCGCACCGCCCGCCGGTCTGGCTGCTCGGCTCCTCCGGCTTCAGCGCCCGCCTCGCCGGCACCCTCGGTCTGCCCTTCGCCTTCGCGCACCACTTCTCGGCGCAGAACACCGTCCCGGCGCTCGACCTCTACCGGGAGTCCTTCCGGCCGTCGGCCGTGCTCGACGAGCCCTACGCCCTCATCGGCGTCTCCGCGCTCGCGACGGACGACGAGAAGGAGGCCCGCCGCCAGGTGGAGGCCGCCGCGCTGAACATGGTCCGCCTGCGCACCGGCCGCCCGGGCCTGGTCCCCACTCCGGAGGAGGCGGCGGCGTACGACTTCAGTCCGATGGAGCGGGAGTTCGTCGACTCCTGGAACGCGAACGTCGTCCACGGCACCGCCGACGAGGTCCGCTCCGGTCTCGACGACCTGCAGAAGCGCACGGGCGCCGACGAGCTGATGCTCACCGCCAACGCCCACAGCGGCGCCGTACGCCTGCGCTCGTACGAGCTGATCGCGGACGCGTACGGGCTGCCCGCCTAG